AGATGGCGTTTAAGGTGGTGTCTTTGTACCATttattccttctttttattcatcCTACAAAATCTTGGCAATTCACTCGAGAATGGTAATTGAGAGATGTATATTTCTTTGAGTAGCACAGACTCAGAGGATAACCTTAGTGGAAATTGCTAAGAAAAGGGATTTGCGcactttgtttcattttttccaCGTGTACTTTATCATGTCAAATACCTtttatgttcaattcttggtgCATTACTAATTTAAATTTACTCTAGACTTTTCTTTGAAGTATAATGTTGAGCTGAACCCTACTCGTAGATATATAATGAAATAGAAAGCACAAGTTCACGACGATACCATCGTCCTAATCTCTTGCTAAATTCCAGACTTTTTACTAATTAACTTTTTATTTTCTACTATAATAATTAGTTTATTTTAATAAGCAACAACAACTTTTCAGGTTCTATCACCATTTATAGTCTGATACTTTCTTGTATTTGTATTGTGATTATGCAGATATTTTCCTTTCCGAAACTAAATTCTGCATATTCTTGCTTGTATCTACAGTGCTAGAGAGCGTGAATTACTGGAAGAACTTTCTTATCTGAATGACCCCACCACTAGTCCTCGAACTCGTCCAAAAACTGAGCCTGCTAGTAAGTGATAGCTTTGTCATTTTCTGAATTAATGTAGTACATGTGACTTATGTAGCTTGCTTGAGTGCCGTTTTGGGATTTGATTCTTAGCAAATTTGATGGGAAATGTTGCTTGGCTGAAACTTGATTGTGATGGTTGAAGCCAATTGTGAAGTAATTTCTCTTATTTGGGGATGGGGAAAACTGGCAGAGTGATGATGTTCATCTGATCTGCAAGCTGTTATGTTTTGGCTCTTGGATTGTATATTGACTGTGATGTTTACTCCTGCAGCTGCAAATAAAGAAAGTCAAACGGAAACTGTCACAACAAAAGCTGACGAATTGGAAGATCAGAATGATATATGGCAAAAGTTAAAAGATTTTGCTGGGTAATAATTCTTCTATGCCTgtacatttataattatttggtTTATATATCTGGCTTCAATCTGATTGTTTGTGAATTGCAATTACCTGTGCACATATTTTCTAAGCTCTTTCTGCTGCCACAATTATTTACATTTTTGGAGTTTGCAATCATTGCATACATATGTGCTCAACCCTGTGGAGCGAGAATGACTTAATGCTGCTTGAGCTTTTCACTAGATTTCTTGAACTAATATGAGCGTAAACCAGGGGTCGTGTGATTGGAACTTGCATAGATACTCGTATTGtaacattcttttttttttcacattaaaatgtttttttatatGTTCCTACTTCAGCCGTAGTCTTCTTTTTACGATctgttcattttttattttctgctcTGTTTTCTCTCATCTTATTGATAAAAAAGGATGGTGAAAATTTGCAGGTCAGTTGCAAATGGCGCTCTAAAATGGCTCAAGGACAACCTGTAGCTGGATTTACTTATTATGTGAAGTCCTCACTAATAATCTGCTCTTTCAAATCGGTTTCTCAAGGACCATGAAGTCATTCACTTAGATTGGATTGGCCCTTGGGGTAACAGAGCattttgatattcttttttcttccctttttgtaAAGCCTAGTAAATGATATATAATTATAGATTTAGCGCTTTCAGTGATGTGTACTCTGAGAGAAAGAAGGGGCCAAGGGCAGCTGCATGTAGTGAATAAGAGAAGTGAACACGGAGAAAGGTCAAACTAATCATGACCATTTGATGCTTCTTTCAGATGTGTACTCAATGCAAACAATTATCTCTTCATGAATCATGACATATGTGCTTGATGCGTAGCCTTTTCCTTCTCCGATCTTGCTTTTAACATCCATGAATCATAAATTGGGAGTCTCGAGCATTTTTTAATGTTTCGAGCCAACTTGACATTGTCAACAGCACTTAACCTCCCAACAACTCTAGAAACTCTGACATCAACCTACGCATCCATGAATTCTATGCAACACATACCCCCAAGGCAGCCATTGTTCTCTTAGAAGCTAGAACCGCTCGTGATTATTACATAAACAACTGAAAGTAACTAATGCAAAGTAATGATATTGTACCAGGTATTTTACACTTGATATATATACAGAAGCTTCGATATGCTACATTTCCAAGAACTGGCTCAAAGCTGTTTttcttggatgagtttcctcttcatcatcatctttgtTGGACTGGGCGTAGGTCTTTAAAGAGTGACGAATTACCGAGTTGAGTTGCATCCTCAATCTGGCATTATCGACGAAACTATCTGTCAGCATCTTCCTCAACTCATCAGCTGTTGTTCTTTCACTTCCGCTTCCATGATTTTCATCCAATTCTGACGCAGAATTTTCAACATCTTGTGCAAGGAGCTGCGCCTGTTCAAGTTCATGAGCCATAAGCTTCGTCTTTTTTCAATTCTTAAGTCAGACCCATAAGCTAAGTCAGAGGATTAAGATGAGATTGTAAGGAACTGTGAGAAAAGATGTCATGGAAGGGACTATAGCCATGAAACTGTTTCATTAAATACTAAAGAATAGGATCAAATTCTCTTTTCCTATAACACAAGGAacaaaataatttcttacaGTAGTTATATTAGTCATCACAAGAAAATATGAAACTAGAATTGCAAAGCTAATCTATCTTACCCCACCATTTGAGCTTTCAGAAAGATCATCCCAAGTACATCATATCCATCACGTTTTAAAATAACGGCTCCTCCGCCATAtcccccaacaaaaaaaaaaaaaaaaaaaaaaaaaccaactcaGAACACTGAACTgtgaaaaaccaaaaaagaaaaagaaaaaaaaggtccCCCTACAATGTTTAAAGGGGAAAAATGTAACAAATAGATTCGGCCGTAATGAACACGAGATAACATATCTTGAAATAGCCCCTATCAAAGTCATCAGTACTTGGAAGAGCCATGATTAAGAACTTCTGGTTTTCTGCCTATGAATATCAAACTAAAAAGAAACAGATAAACTTACCTCTGCAAGGAGTAGACCAATTCGGTTGTCAGATGTCACTAGAAGATTTATAGCATCAGAAGTTGATGAAGTCTCCACAATTAGTTTATCTTCCTCTTCTCTAAGGAAGTTAACACTACATTCTTGGAGCCGGTCGCGAAGAATTTCACATTCGTGCAGCAACTTTGCATTAGCAGTAGTTGCTTGCTCCATGTTCTCCTTTTCCCTTTGAAGAGTCCTCTGATGTACACATACCAGAGGAAGAACTGAGTATTTGAATTGGTAAGTAAACCAATTGAACAGCACAAATGAAGAGGAAATTTTTCTAAGAGAGCCCACCATAATTTAACTTACCGTcaaacaaaatgtgaaaaaggaACTTCGTAAACATTGAGTATTTGAATTGATGAATGACCCAATCGAAGAACATGATATACGCATACAAAAGCAGGATTGAATAAATTTTCTGAAAGAGTTTGTCAAGAAGTTATCATGCAGTCAACCAAACTGTGAGCAACTTAATAGGCAAATATTTACCTTTTAGACTAAAACCATGTCAAACTGCAACAAACCACTGTGcaaaacaacaagaaatttCAACAAGCATAGTCACATATTTGAACAAGGCCTTCTCTGAGAAAAAAGGTATTACTTGTGTAAGGATGCATCTGTGAAGAGCAATCTAGCCATCCCTTATTATTGATTAAGGGAAGAGAACAAGCTTTAAAGGAGAAATGGAAACCAGTTCTGGTATAAGTCTTTAAATACAGCATTATAAGTCTCCATATCTTAAACGTCTGACATCTAAAAATATCAGTATCATCATCGTCAAAGCCATTTATCCCAGCAACTATCAGATAATTCTAAAACAAGAAAGATACACAACCCGAGAAATTTCAAGAGCTCTtatcttgcagtattatgtaaGATATCATACATCTGGAATTAGCCAACCATTTTACATGAATGTCATCTTATGACAAgcagaaaaatatttaaatagacATGGTTCTGcgccaaaaagaaaaagttaccTCCAGTTCGAGTTTTTCTTTCATCAAGCGGCTCAGCTCCTGTTTCAATTCTGACTGGGAAATTCGGAGAGATTTGACCTCTTTAACAAGAACCTTCAAATCAGCTTTTGACTTCACCTCTAACTCTTCATGGACTTCATGTAATTTCTCAAGCTGCTCTCTGGCAACACCCAGCTCCTGCAGCAACATTTCATTCCCCTGGATGATTGAAGCTTTGGCCAACTCCACACAAGCCTTATCATCCTGTCTTATTCCAGCATATAGTTATTCAAAATGTAAAATGTTAATACTGATAGAAATATAGTAGAAACAAAACCTGTTCCGACTTCAATTTCAGTTCCATCTCAAGACATCTACTACGAAATTCTTCCACATCCCACTGCATTTGAGTGAATTTCTCTCGTTCCGTTAGAGCAGCTTGTTGCATATTTTCCTTACAATTATGTCTTGTAGTTTCAATTTCGACTTCCAAATCCTTGACCTACGAGAAGAAAAAGTACCCAAAGATGAGTTATGTTCATGGAACTGTGCGATTTCAAGACGTCAGACTCGACTCTCTTCTATTGATCATAGTCATATATCATTGTAGTACAACCATGGTGAATAAGATCAAGAGACAACAATGTATCTCAGTAAACCTAAATCCCAGGTTTCGAGGATTTCATATGGCGAAGAACGCAGTCCCAACAGCAGGTCAGGGGCAGCTAACATGGATAGAACTCCCGACCCCACCCTGCTGCCCCCTGATCATGTTTGTAGTCTTGCCTGcttatatttgttctttacataTTTACTAGTGTTGCTAACTATGTACAATATTCTTCCAGAGTCAAATGATGCGACTCAAATGATGTACGTAGTGGACACCTGGACGGGGTTGGGGACAGGTAGTATATACGCAGACTTCAGCCAAGTTAAATAAATGGTTCTTAGAAACTAGATATGCAAGTGTGGTGAAAAATTCGCTTTAGAGCGGcattcaaacaaaaatctatAAACAGTGCGGTTGTGAGGGGAAGGCAAATATGGCTTGGATGATCCCGTTGCCATCCCTTAAACTTCCCAACAATCTGAAGAATGGAATAAGATGAAGCTAGTGAAATGAGAACAACTTTTTGCACCCAGCACCAGTTTGTAATGTGGCAATGTCAAAGAACTAAAAATACTTCATCAAGTAGTGGGGGACATTTTACAAGCACTTTAGAAGAAACAGAAAAGAGCTCTAATGCCCTAATAATTGAAGCTTCAACATGCATGATTCTGTCGGGGAAGGATGCAGGTATTTGAATTATTGAATATACAGGACAAAAACATCACTATCATGAATTAACAAAATCAGTACAGCAAATATGGCTCTAAGGTAGAATATCACAGCTAATCTAAGTTTTAAAGAACAAATAGGCTAATATGATACACATTTCAGCGGAAGGCAGATAAGAGTTCACTCTATGATGCGACAATTACGTACCAACTGATAAATAAAATCTCATAAAACAGAAAATACCTTTGTTGCCAAAAACTTTCTCACAGCAACCTCTTGATTCAATCTTGCTGTAAGATCCTCCATGTCTGTTTTTCCTGTGCACAGTCTGCGTTGCACCGTGTTAAGAACTCTGATCAATTTCTGTTGCTCAAAAGATGGAAGAATAAGCGAGTCCCTCGAAAAGTGTATATCTGAGCTGACGAGAGTATCCCTGGTTCTAGAAGCATCAGCACCTTCAGCAAGGTCCATGTTGTCCTCACCAAATAAATTAGCCACCCCAAAATTAGATGCTTCACTTTCTTTTACAGTACTCAAGTCACTTCCAACACTCTCTGATGATAGTCCTCGAGCATGGCCATCGAACTTATAATACTCCTTATTGGCCAAATACTCCATACCATCTGCATGAAGAGATTCAGTTTAAACACATTCTCAACGAATGTAAACGTTGATTTGTTCAAGAATGAATATTATGCCAGGATAATCTTTCTAGGCTCTCCAGAATAAGGCTCTAATGGAACATACCACGCTTAGCAGGGATTTCTACTGCATCAGTTATGTTTTGTCCAGAAGTTGAAGCCTCCACACCAAAATCAGTGATATCATCCCTTCCAATCCTGACTTTACTCTCACTCTTTAGTGTCTCAATTTCAGATATCGAGTCAGGAAATTCATTACCATTATCAGATGTGATTGACGAACATTCAGCAAACACAGAAATGTCTGAGTTGGATTTCAACAATGATGACGGAACCACGGCTCTAAGAGAGTGATTCACATCTGAATTCTGCTGAATGTCATCGTAGAAAGCTGAAAAGTATTTAAAAAATCACCACAGTATTAGTTTGCAATTGCATTGTCAACTTAAATATGTATTTTATATTTCGTCCAATATAACCATATGTCCAttcaaaattctaaaaaaaatatttttaagaagCATAAAGAAACACCTACAAGACCTCGCAGCAGCTTCTAGCTCCAGAAACAGTGCTACAGAAACACATCTTGATATGTCAATATCTGATAGCAGTTTATGCATCCATTCCTCCAATGAACACCTTCTCTGCAACACTAAGTATGAGAATACTATTAGACGTTTatcttttaaagaaaaaataaagccCAATATAACACTAAATGGGAAAGATTCATAAAGTAATTGGCTATTTTCCTCGCCAGCAGATAGACGATTGCAGATTCAGGAAAATCAAAACTATAAAAGCTAATAGcttataatatataagaaaatacACAATACCTACCACCCAACACCCCCAGGCCctgagaaaaaataaaagaaggaaaatgagGGGGATAGCTGATCGACGCAGATATTATTTAAGCCATCAACACCTTCATTTTTCTGTTCTATTCAAAAAGCTCGAGTAGATCAAAAAGCACAGAGAAAGGGAAGCTGCACATGTACTGGGAGAGTGGTCAAAGCAAGTATGTGAAGAAAATGTAAGAGGAGTCAGAAGGCAAAGCTTAAGTTAGTGAACCAACTCCTTATAATTAAGTTAGcttataattatatgtatatataaacccTCCTCATACTGCATATGGAGAAGCTCAAGCACAAAGAGAGAGATTTCAAGTAACCAGATGTCCCATAACCAATTGAATCAGTAAATAGCAACTGAGTAACATTCACAATACCATTTTTTGATAGGTAAATGGGAGTGGGGGATCAAAATTTGGTACCACCCAATTCAAGTATAAGCCTTGACCACCTCGGCTGAGGAGTACAATACCATCTATACAAGTAAAACCAGAAATTGATATAGTTTGTTCCCTCCATCAAGCCCTCAGCCGCCAAAGGTACAATTGTAAATAATGAGATTCAGAACAGTGGATAACAACCAAAATTAGCACACAAAAAAATACGTTTTGAGAAGGTATAAATACtgtattaaagaaaataaagtaaatgAAACATGTATCTACCTCTTCCAACATTGTCCTGCTTTTCATTCTCAAAATCCTCCTTGGAGGAGCTGGAGGTAGAGTTTTCCCAGGAAACTCTTTTTTAAGCTGCAACGAGTAAGCAAGGGAGATAGTTCAGAAAACATCACTCTCAAATGAAATTACATACAAAATCTCTGCCAAACTTATAAGGACCCCTCCATACcagtgtttcatgggctctAGAGAGTCCAAGCCCAAACCCCCCCTAATAGTCCAACAGGCCCAACCCGCATCCATGGGTGCACGCACCCATGGACCGATTGTAGTCCAATGGGCCTCCACAATAccaatgtttcatgggctcttgtgaaaacctattggacatgttaaggagtggcctttgccctccttataaacAACACTTAACTCCCCTATctttccgatgtgggagtttCTATCACAAACCAATGAAGTTTTTTGGACAACTGACTCCTAAAGATCAAATAAAACAGGATATCATTTGTTTCTCAAAGAGAAGCAAATTTTACTAGGTGAGAGATGAGCATCAAAACCAAAGCCTATGAATAAACACAAACTAATCGATCAGTCAACAGGTTAATGAGACAGAAGGATGCTTTTTTACTAGATAATAATAGAAGAATAAACTTGAATTGAGCTTAAAGTAAATGATTTTACATATTCTAGGGTGCTAAACACATAATGAAACTTACTTCAGAATGTAACTTCAGGAAATCACTGAATCTTTGCAATATCTCTCTGGTTGTAGTGATGCCTTCAGGTGACTGTATACCAACTTCAACTCTGAAAAACTGTCCTCCATGAATGTTAGACATAAAACAAGTAAAGCAGGACAGATATAGCGAAAAATTAAGTGGAACTGGATGAACAACAAAACTAGATAAAAAAGACACCAATAATCAGAAGATTCTCAAATTGAATTTATGGTTGCTAAATGCTAATAAAGGTGAAATCTTGGGAAAAATGTAAGATGAAAATTTACTATCTTCAATTGTTTGTATGTGTGCGTATGTAAGATGAGAATTGAGAAGTATACCACCACAGGATCTGAACCCCTTGGTTTCTGCAGGAGAATCCATGAAGGAATTGTGGCACAATAACTCCATCCTGTATGAGGATCATATGGCCAAACAGAGTTTTGTCCTTCCTAcattaaaattataattacataAGATTCAGAAGAAAAACATGCACCAAAATGTTCATGAGTGTCCAGAAGTTGTGACAGTTAAGtttcaaaacaaaatatttACGGTCAACAAAGTTTCTAGCTGGTTGATCATGTTGTTCCAAGGATAATTGGACCAggtaacaaataaataaaattttcatcataaAGGAGAGTACAAATGATGAAAGATGCATATTTCCTCAGCTTAAGTTTTATTATATGGTTTCTCACATGCTATTATAGTTCTTGGCCAACAAGACATCAAGAGTTTGAATGCTCACACCACCCTAATTAAATGTTACATTTGTTGGGGGTTCCTAATGAGTTGAGTGTGACACACACATCCATGCATGCAGCATCAGTGCACCATCCTTTCAATAATCATCAGCAATCCACGTAAGATCCATTAGAGGACATCCCAAAACCACATCTAAAAATGATTAATGACCAAAGCACCAACACCTTATGCAGAAATCAAAGCTGAAGGCCTCAACCCTAAACCCAATGCTGCCGCTACCCCAAGCATAATAACATAAAAAGCATAATTATCTCAAAGGGAACACACAAATCCCCAAAAATAACAACATTAGGGGGTCGGGGATTAGATAAAAAGGGAGAGTGAGGATGAAGGCTTAACCCAATGATGACCAATCAAAGAACTCAAGATAAAAAACTGCAAATCTAGCAATAGCATCAACGGCTCGAACAAGTAAACAATGAATACAAACACAATCCGCTTCCACTTTCACAATTGatgattaaaaaaatgtcaCAACCTTTCCAGGATTGCAGTTAAACACCAAATCCCACCAACTGAATCAATTCGTATCACTAGAGGACTTACAAAAAAACCCAATAATTGACACTATTAAAGGGACAAAGTCAACGAAATTAAATGTCAAATACTAAAACAGAGCAATTTCTGATCAACGAGGATATACCAGAATTTAGTTGAAATCATAGCACTACTGCAGATCAAATGAActgggaaaaaaatttaaaatagaaCGGCAGAGATCATATACAAAAATGAGCAGCAACTAAGTCAAGTTATGACCGACTGATGCTAGTGTCAGTCGCAAACCATATCTACAACCGTGAGTAAAGCAATTCGAAGAAGAtgataaaaggaaaaagagtTGCACACCCATTTAGGAGGAGGAAGGCTCCAGTCCATCCCCAGTGGCAGCGGCGACTTGCCATCGTGGCGGTGCTTTGGTGGGCTATTGCGACGACTCACCGCGGAGGCTTCACCATAATCTGTTTTGTATTCATAATCATCGTCTGCTGATGATGACCACGATCTGTGGTCGAAATTGACGATGGGATTGGAGAAATTTGCGAAATCGAACAGAGTAGGATCAAAGGTGTACGGATTCATGGttttgtgatatgaatttaCGATGCGTCTTCGTCACTTCCTTGAACCAAAAGACTCGCACTGCTAAAACAAGCCTATCAATTAAAACCTACGGTCTAGATCAAGTGTCGAATACGTGGGCTCTTCGTTGTAGCCTTGTAAGTCCATAAAGCACATTATTTTAGGGCTTCGTTCTCAAAAGCTCAGAACTTTGAAGCTCTAAACCTTCAAGAAAAAAGCTCAAGCCCATTGACTTCGTCTTCTACCTCCAATTCTTACAGTCGCATTTTCCTTTCTCAAGGCGTCTATTTCCTTGGCCAGAGACAGTCGTATCCGACTCTGTCTTCCATTACTAACTTGTCTACCACCTTCGCTGCCGTTTTCCACCTTTGTTTAAAGTTTACCTATTCATGAGAAAACACGACTGAAGCAGCTTCCCGTGATTACAAGTCTTGCTAAACACTAGGTACCAACGTCGGACCCCCTTTCCACCACTCAGGTCTGGATTTGAAGTTGGATTCGACGGCAACTTTTCTCattcaaatttttgttaaaaatttAGGTTTCGGACGTGCGAAACTGAAGACCTACATTTGGTTCTGCTGACGGAAATTCTTTCTGTAGATCTTCCGACTTCCCGAGGTATGAATaatttccaatctctttttTTATCGTCGGGTTTGTCAATTTGTGTGTGGAGGTATCGGATTCTTGTTTTTCGGCGGTGTTATCTGTCTGATGCGTCTTTGGTGATTTGACCATTTTCTTTCGTATTAGTTAGGTCTCGCCATTATCGACTCTCTGTGTTGTGGTTTTCTTTTGTGGGATTGGATCAGATAAATTGTTGTTCCATAACGGCGTCTTTGGTTGAGAAAGTTACACCAGACCATCcagaaatcaaaatccaaatattCAGATTGTAATAACTCtattttcttactttttttgtAGGGCTAGCGCCCACATAAATTTGGCTATGGATGAAGGCAAGGGCTGTTTTTCCTCCTGCATGGCATCAAATCTAACTGCCACTGTGGTTCTTATCATCACTGTTACTGTAATCCTGATTCGTGTTTCATATGTGATATACTGGACTGGGAAACCTGTTCGCAGAACATGCAGAAAATCTTTGAGTACTCTGGTTGTTTTAGGTTCAGGTGAGTTCATGAGTCTAATTTGATTTCCATCACTATCAATGGATGGCTGTTTTGGTTACCCTCAATTTTCTTTTAGCATTGTTGATTGGCTATTGACTGTGTTGTTGTTATAGGGGGACACACAGCGGAGATGCTTAATCTCTTAATGGTGTTGCAAAAGGACAGGTTTACTCCTAGATTCTACATTGCTGCTGCTACGGACAATATGAGTCTGCAAAAATCTCGTGTGTTTGAGAGCTCGTTGGATGATACGGTAATGTCCACTCCATCCTGTATCTGTATTTGCATTTGGCTAAATAATGATATTTGAAATCAGGCTCCTGAATAATACTATGCTATGAAGCTGCAATCACAgcatttttattaatttctcaACTGGTCTATTGAATGGTAGCTTCTTGTATTAAACCACCTTCAGCAAAATTTCAAGGGATGCAGCAACAAAATTTTGTATTCTAAGTCCTTTCTGGAAATAGATTTTTGATGACCTTATGATAATGGGGGTATGTACTAGTTAGGAAGAAAGCTATGAAAAGGTACttaatttggaattttggacaGCATTAATTTTTCTTGAGAACTTTATGatatagtattttttttctaaCCCTGCTTCTGCTGCAGGTCATTGTCTCATGGGATGGGAGTTATTTACTTTTGCTGTTCTTTATTATTAGTGGAGAAAATTTCCTTATCATaaattttagaaattttttATGATGATATTCCATCAACTTTCTTATAGACTAGATTctctttcttgttcttgttctttctttctttcttttttttcaattatttttgcCGTCagctttgatgttttgatgcaCTTGTGAAAGCCACAACGCCATTTATGTATAACTTTGATACTAGAAGCTttatgttttaacttttaagtgaCATAGAAGTTTATTGTGTATGCataaatcaatttaaacaaCTTAATTAAATTCAAACCTAAACGTGAGAGCCTCTGGAATCAGTCAAATTGATGGTTACTAAGCTTGGAGTATCGCACATTGCTGCAGCTGTTAATGTTCAACCTCTGGAAACTTGTCTTAAGTTTTATGGTTCTAAGCATGGAATAGAAAGTAGTGCGATTCAGTATAATTAGCTTTTAAAATTAGTTGTTGTATTTattgaacctatattcctataaGTTATCTAATAGCAACAATACAAAATATTGTTTTCGGATAAAATGTAACATATGTGTTGCAGATActaattttctagtttcatAACTTTGGGCCAAATTATGCTGTGATTTTGTTAATCATTGGTCTTGTAAATAGTTGTTAAGAGTATGGTGAAGCTTAATATTTTGCAGCAATTGCAATTTTTTCCATtaagaagaaaatagaaataaaaattagacAGCTGTTTATGCAAAATCTGTTATGGCTTTCATCTTCATTGTAACTAAAGACTAAAGTATTCACACATTGTGCTTCATCTGGAAATCAAAATGATGGTTCTATAATTTTCCTGTTAATTGCTGCGTCTTGTAAAGTATATGGATTGATGTTTTCTGCAGACAGGGAAACATGGGGTTGCCATGCAGTTCGTGCAGATATATAGAAGCAGGGAAGTTGGTCAGTCATACATCACTTCTGTCTGGACAACGTTGATCGCTATGGCTCATGCATTATGGCTAATGATAAAGACAAGACCACAAGTGGTACAATTATTACCTTGAAAAGTTAGTGTTTAAAACCTCTTCTTTCTATCACCAAAGGTGATGGTTGAATCTACTCTGTGACAACTATGTTTTACTGTAGCTTCTCTGCAATGGTCCTGGGACTTGCATTCCCTTATGCATAATTGCATTCGTTTTCAAGGTTAGGTATCCTTCCTTTGTACAATTGCTTTATGGAAACATCATTTTGAAAGCATGTTAGAGTTGATTATTTTGTCATCTTCTGTATTCAGGTGGTGGGAATTAGATggtcatatatattttatgttgAGAGTATAGCTAGAGTGAGGAGGCTCTCGTTAAGCGGCTTGATTCTCTACAAATT
This genomic stretch from Tripterygium wilfordii isolate XIE 37 chromosome 22, ASM1340144v1, whole genome shotgun sequence harbors:
- the LOC119990480 gene encoding PX domain-containing protein EREX-like isoform X1, translating into MNPYTFDPTLFDFANFSNPIVNFDHRSWSSSADDDYEYKTDYGEASAVSRRNSPPKHRHDGKSPLPLGMDWSLPPPKWEGQNSVWPYDPHTGWSYCATIPSWILLQKPRGSDPVVFFRVEVGIQSPEGITTTREILQRFSDFLKLHSELKKEFPGKTLPPAPPRRILRMKSRTMLEERRCSLEEWMHKLLSDIDISRCVSVALFLELEAAARSSFYDDIQQNSDVNHSLRAVVPSSLLKSNSDISVFAECSSITSDNGNEFPDSISEIETLKSESKVRIGRDDITDFGVEASTSGQNITDAVEIPAKRDGMEYLANKEYYKFDGHARGLSSESVGSDLSTVKESEASNFGVANLFGEDNMDLAEGADASRTRDTLVSSDIHFSRDSLILPSFEQQKLIRVLNTVQRRLCTGKTDMEDLTARLNQEVAVRKFLATKVKDLEVEIETTRHNCKENMQQAALTEREKFTQMQWDVEEFRSRCLEMELKLKSEQDDKACVELAKASIIQGNEMLLQELGVAREQLEKLHEVHEELEVKSKADLKVLVKEVKSLRISQSELKQELSRLMKEKLELERTLQREKENMEQATTANAKLLHECEILRDRLQECSVNFLREEEDKLIVETSSTSDAINLLVTSDNRIGLLLAEAQLLAQDVENSASELDENHGSGSERTTADELRKMLTDSFVDNARLRMQLNSVIRHSLKTYAQSNKDDDEEETHPRKTALSQFLEM
- the LOC119990480 gene encoding PX domain-containing protein EREX-like isoform X2, with protein sequence MNPYTFDPTLFDFANFSNPIVNFDHRSWSSSADDDYEYKTDYGEASAVSRRNSPPKHRHDGKSPLPLGMDWSLPPPKWEGQNSVWPYDPHTGWSYCATIPSWILLQKPRGSDPVVFFRVEVGIQSPEGITTTREILQRFSDFLKLHSELKKEFPGKTLPPAPPRRILRMKSRTMLEERRCSLEEWMHKLLSDIDISRCVSVALFLELEAAARSSFYDDIQQNSDVNHSLRAVVPSSLLKSNSDISVFAECSSITSDNGNEFPDSISEIETLKSESKVRIGRDDITDFGVEASTSGQNITDAVEIPAKRDGMEYLANKEYYKFDGHARGLSSESVGSDLSTVKESEASNFGVANLFGEDNMDLAEGADASRTRDTLVSSDIHFSRDSLILPSFEQQKLIRVLNTVQRRLCTGKTDMEDLTARLNQEVAVRKFLATKVKDLEVEIETTRHNCKENMQQAALTEREKFTQMQWDVEEFRSRCLEMELKLKSEQDDKACVELAKASIIQGNEMLLQELGVAREQLEKLHEVHEELEVKSKADLKVLVKEVKSLRISQSELKQELSRLMKEKLELEKIYSILLLYAYIMFFDWVIHQFKYSMFTKFLFHILFDGKLNYGGLS
- the LOC119990480 gene encoding PX domain-containing protein EREX-like isoform X4; protein product: MNPYTFDPTLFDFANFSNPIVNFDHRSWSSSADDDYEYKTDYGEASAVSRRNSPPKHRHDGKSPLPLGMDWSLPPPKWEGQNSVWPYDPHTGWSYCATIPSWILLQKPRGSDPVVFFRVEVGIQSPEGITTTREILQRFSDFLKLHSELKKEFPGKTLPPAPPRRILRMKSRTMLEERRCSLEEWMHKLLSDIDISRCVSVALFLELEAAARSSFYDDIQQNSDVNHSLRAVVPSSLLKSNSDISVFAECSSITSDNGNEFPDSISEIETLKSESKVRIGRDDITDFGVEASTSGQNITDAVEIPAKRDGMEYLANKEYYKFDGHARGLSSESVGSDLSTVKESEASNFGVANLFGEDNMDLAEGADASRTRDTLVSSDIHFSRDSLILPSFEQQKLIRVLNTVQRRLCTGKTDMEDLTARLNQEVAVRKFLATKVKDLEVEIETTRHNCKENMQQAALTEREKFTQMQWDVEEFRSRCLEMELKLKSEQDDKACVELAKASIIQGNEMLLQELGVAREQLEKLHEVHEELEVKSKADLKVLVKEVKSLRISQSELKQELSRLMKEKLELEWFVAV
- the LOC119990480 gene encoding PX domain-containing protein EREX-like isoform X3, coding for MNPYTFDPTLFDFANFSNPIVNFDHRSWSSSADDDYEYKTDYGEASAVSRRNSPPKHRHDGKSPLPLGMDWSLPPPKWEGQNSVWPYDPHTGWSYCATIPSWILLQKPRGSDPVVFFRVEVGIQSPEGITTTREILQRFSDFLKLHSELKKEFPGKTLPPAPPRRILRMKSRTMLEERRCSLEEWMHKLLSDIDISRCVSVALFLELEAAARSSFYDDIQQNSDVNHSLRAVVPSSLLKSNSDISVFAECSSITSDNGNEFPDSISEIETLKSESKVRIGRDDITDFGVEASTSGQNITDAVEIPAKRDGMEYLANKEYYKFDGHARGLSSESVGSDLSTVKESEASNFGVANLFGEDNMDLAEGADASRTRDTLVSSDIHFSRDSLILPSFEQQKLIRVLNTVQRRLCTGKTDMEDLTARLNQEVAVRKFLATKVKDLEVEIETTRHNCKENMQQAALTEREKFTQMQWDVEEFRSRCLEMELKLKSEQDDKACVELAKASIIQGNEMLLQELGVAREQLEKLHEVHEELEVKSKADLKVLVKEVKSLRISQSELKQELSRLMKEKLELERRPCSNM